One segment of Accipiter gentilis chromosome 26, bAccGen1.1, whole genome shotgun sequence DNA contains the following:
- the POU4F3 gene encoding POU domain, class 4, transcription factor 3 has product MMAMNAKQPFAMHAALQEPKFSSLHSSAEAMRRVCLPAPQLQGNIFGSFDESLLARAEALAAVDIVPHAKGHHHHHHQPPPFKPDATYHAMSGVPCAAALPHPAALAAHPHPHPHPLPLPHPALDGGDLLEHLSPSLAVGGLAEPPALPAPPPPPPPPPPPAAGPLAVGAGPPAAGVGPPGGPAPPPPAAPEAESDPRELEAFAERFKQRRVRLGVTQADVGAALAALKLPGVGSLSQSTICRFESLTLSHNNMTALRPVLQAWLEGAEAAHRDRAAGPELLAGAERKRKRTSIAAPEKRSLEAYFALQPRPSSEKIAAIAEKLDLKKNVVRVWFCNQRQKQKRMKYSAVH; this is encoded by the exons ATGATGGCCATGAACGCCAAGCAGCCGTTCGCCATGCACGCCGCCCTCCAGGAGCCCAAGTTCTCCAGCCTGCACTCCAGCGCGGAGGCAATGCGCAGAGTTTGCCTCCCGGCCCCGCAG CTGCAGGGCAATATATTCGGGAGCTTTGATGAGAGCCTGCTGGCCCGCGCGGAGGCTCTGGCGGCCGTCGACATCGTCCCCCACGCCAagggccaccaccaccaccaccaccagcccccccccttCAAGCCGGACGCCACCTACCACGCCATGAGCGGCGTCCCCtgcgccgccgccctcccgcacCCCGCCGCCCTCGCCGCCCACCCGCACCCGCACCCGcacccgctcccgctcccgcacCCGGCGCTGGACGGCGGCGACCTGCTGGAGCACCTCTCGCCCTCGCTGGCCGTCGGCGGGCTGGCCGAgccccccgccctgcccgcgccgccgccgccgccgccgccgccgccgccgcccgccgcgggtcCCCTGGCCGTGGGCGCCGGCCCCCCGGCCGCGGGCGTGGGGCCCCCGGggggcccggcgccgccgccccccgccgcccccgaggCGGAGTCGGACCCGCGGGAGCTGGAGGCCTTCGCCGAGCGCTTCAAGCAGCGGCGCGTCCGGCTGGGGGTGACCCAGGCCGACGTGGGGGCGGCGCTGGCGGCCCTCAAGCTGCCGGGCGTGGGGTCGCTGAGCCAGAGCACCATCTGCCGCTTCGAGTCGCTGACGCTGTCGCACAACAACATGACGGCGCTGCGGCCGGTGCTGCAGGCCTGGCTGGAGGGCGCCGAGGCCGCCCACCGCGACCGGGCCGCCGGCCCCGAGCTGCTGGCCGGCGCCGAGCGCAAGCGCAAGCGGACCTCCATCGCCGCCCCGGAGAAGCGCTCGCTGGAGGCCTACTTCGCGCTGCAGCCGCGGCCCTCCTCCGAGAAGATCGCCGCCATCGCCGAGAAGCTGGACCTCAAGAAGAACGTGGTGCGCGTCTGGTTCTGCAACCAGCGACAGAAGCAGAAGCGCATGAAGTACTCGGCGGTGCACTGa